TTGATCCGGTCAAACTTTTCCTCGATAAACTTTTAGGAGTCAAGTTTTCACTCTGAGGTGCTGAACTATTCAAGTTTGTCTCAGAGTAATCAATTTTTAGATTGTCCATACTTTTATTGCGGGCAATCAGTTTAACATCTTCACTCACCACTACAGATATGTTACTGCCATCTGCTTGAATGGTATAACTGTCGCTTAGCTTCGACGTACTTTTACTGCtttttttcttagattttttatcactttttttacCACTGCCACCAGAGTTTGCCCGTCTCCTCGGACTCGGACTTTTGTCCACTGCCAAATTATTGAGCATATCTGTTTTATTTAACTTACTATCCGACTGACTCTTTTCCAGCGGTATAGGAGTCAATGAACTGTCTGCAAGAGCTGTGTTAGGTGAACCCGGATTAAGCATTACTTCTAGCTTTGTTTCAGGCTCTATTTTGTCCACATGAGAAGTAGCTATGGTTGGTTGTACTCTGGATAAAATTTTAGCACACAAGCCAAGACTTTTGGCAATTTCATTAGGTGATAAGACATCGGTGTGGCAGGAAAGCTTGTTAATTACTTGGTAGAATAGGCCTGGTAGATGCTCGGATGGTGTATCTAAAGAGGCATCCAAAGACACTGTGTCTAGCAGAAACTCAGTTAAAATGCAAACCTCTATTAGATTAGGCATTCCACTACCGACCAGATTTACTCTATTCTCTTCAATCTCCTCCAGGCTTTTTACTCTCGCTGAGCAAGCTTTCTCAAACAAATATCCACAATGCACCCAAACATAAGATGGCTCCAACGTTGTAAATAGAAGATTCGCAGATTTCACTACCTCGTTCGATTTTACCGGTTTATCCGATTTTTTACATGCATTATAAAGTGTTCTGAAAGTATATTACACATGTTTCAGAGTAATTTCACTATAGTGAAAAGAACCAATGTATTATGTCATACTGGTTCATCTTCAAGCAAATAACAAGTTGTTGTCATTCAAAAATACTATAACTCACCTGAATACTTCGTAGAGGATGTCGTCTAGAATTACCGGACCAATGTCTGGTTTATCTAATAATGAAACTAGAATTCTGTATGGTTTTAAGTCCTGTGGGTTCTCCTTATACACAGTCCTAAGCGTAGATTTTATCGCTTGAATTAACATATCTTTGGAGAAGATATCAAAGTATGTTGCGGATGCTTCAGCTACTGCTGgatcaattctttttttcaaaatggaCATGTTAACTTCCGTTCCCAAAAGCCAAGCAAAAAGTCGTCTGGAATACAAAGATTATTTTTGCACCACATAATTGACTaagaaaacacttttttttgcGTGAATTTCGGAGAAACAAACTATTTCCAATCAATACCTGTTCAGGCTCATATCTCTTCGCAATATAGTGACTAGGGCAGCTGTTAGTAATAATACCATATCCTCTCGTATTAATTGGCTATTATGAACTGGAAAGCCTACCAATAACAAATCAAGCGCACTTCGTTGTACTAAAACAGAACTATCCTGAACTCCAGCACATAAAGCAGCAACCTATCatagaaaaggaaagaaggaaattgTCATAATACTGCCAAATTCGGTACAATCACGTactaaaatatttactttagTTAAAACATTCAGAGCACACGGTAAATATATGGAATGATAATCTATActgttttattaaatttgtgCAGATTTCAATATTAGTAGGATCAGAAAATATACTAGAACTACAGGActcgaaaattgaattgacaATAATACTCGGAACTAATCTCTTAAAGCACTGAAATTTCTTACCATAATGTCGATGTTTGTACCCATGATATACAGCTGATCTTCCATGGATAATTTCCTATTGAAATGAGCCAGCACAAAAGATATCGCTGGTAAACGAATCCCAGAATTTGACGCCAAACAATCCCACAAACACGCATAGAAGTGTTCCGGTGAAACCCCATCGCAAACTTTTTCCAGAAGAGAATTTGTTCTAAAgacaataaaagaaatatcgtTGGTAAGTGGTCCAGTAGTCTGAGATAAATTATATAGACGAAACCAGGTTCTGACTGTCTTAAGAACTACAGAAAACTACAGTGTTTTGAAGTGAATTTACCTATCGAAGTGGTCAGATCCTTCCTCAAGGCCCGGTAAAACACCGCTAAGAAACCCACTCAATCCAGGACGAAGTCTCTCTCCAAGAGGCACAAAATGTGTCTCGTAAACTGTCAATAATGATGGGCGAACATTCATTGCTGCATGACCCAGTAATGGAAAGAGtcctgtgaaaaaaaaggtcaCAATAACCGTGTGAGAAATCATCATATTGTGACATTACATATTTCAAATGGTTACTGCGAACGGGATGATTATACTATACTATCGGAGTTGGATGCACTCATGTGTCAGAAACAATTGCTAAAGAGCagagattatttttatcgttgttAAATGAGAGATCAAGTTCAAAGGTTTCAGGATAAACGATTACGAGAATGTGAATCAGGTACGCTTCTCAAGATATTTGATTGCCGACTACGTGACTGtggcaaaattttcgaaatattgttttcataaattgtttttatttggtTTGAAAGTGACATAAATTTATGCCAATGTAATGTATAACTGCATTTTTGTAGATATTATTTACATGTAGTTGTGATATTTCCGTGCAAATATACTTCGTCTTTTCATATCTGCAataaattgcatttttattgCTATTAATGTTGACATTCCTAAATGAACAAACACTTTCATGCATGATTACAATCCACATCtaatgtacatgtatgtagcCAACCAACTAGCTGCAATTGAATACAAGTGGACCAACTTACCAGCGCTGTATATGAAAAGTTCGTGACTGAGTCTGTTTGTTCCCAtgcatttgaaaataatgtcgTACGTTTCCAGCGCTTTGAGATGAACACCTGAGGGAAGTGCAGGATGCATACATTGTGCTAGCcttttggatatttttatcCTTCTCGGTATGACAGGAAACTTCATATGACTCAAAAGGACCTTATTCAGCTTTCCAAGAGCGGAAATAAGGTCTGCCCATTCGCTTgtgtattcgaaatttttaaggGCTTTATCCACTGCTGAAACATagctgaaaaatgaagaatgaaataataatggaaattcatttatttgacACAGATAACAAAGGACCCACATTGAAAAGCTTACAGACTAAGTATAGATAAGCGGATGATGCATTTTTCACAGGTCTTAATCTCGTCCACTGTGTACTACGAGGATAGATAAAATCTAATCGGGTTCTGAGAATGCGTATATAATGTTATCACGCATTTTATCACTAAACTGATACTACTAACTTGCGgtgaattgtgaaaaaaaagatatagaatttgagaaaaccatcgatctataaatatataaatataatattgcaTACAGACAATGTATGCATAATAATCATGTGTGATAAATGAGATCCAGACCAAGAATGAGTCATACGTCGGATAGAAGTGTTGATTACAATTGTTACAAGTATAACAAGTACCAGACGGAATTTGACATTTAACTCACACTGACTGTTTGGTAAGTGTGTTTTGCTGTATGTTTATGTAATTCAATACACATAtcgtaatatatattttaaggGTGCAAAAAATGTGATTAATACTTACACTCGATATTTTGAGTCTTTCATGAGATCGTACTCTTCCAAAGCTATTGAACCCATCTTCAGGCCTTTGTTGTCTTAGTAGAGTGGTTCGGAGATTAAATAGACCACACTATTTGTTTAGAttacataatttataaaatttatgaaacgaATATCTAGCCCGGAGGTCTCATTCTATACTGTTCTATTTCTTATCTTGTTATCCATCATGCACAGATAACAAGAAAACCAGACCAAATAGAATCACATTGATTTGTGACTGactgaaacaaaattattatgtGATGGTAAATTGTTTCCTATAAAAACTCTGAATACCGTCCGTATTAGCTTGCATTATCAATTCGTTATGCGTCTGTTATTCAGGACTGAAGactaaatgaaaatttgttggcTGCATAATAATGCTAATTACCTTTGTCACAGTCATAATCTACTATGCAACACACTGACTTATTTTTGTGCACAATACAAGTGCCGTTGCAGCATCAACTGATTTGAAACGGAACTTTGTACATGGTAACGAAAAACGTGGTGTGACAAATATGCTAAACTAATTTTAAACAATCGATTTGTTTATACAGTATTGAATACACCTatgtttatttacaatttagTCGCACAGTGAAATATATACTGTAAGTGAATCCAAAGGCTCGATTTAATgggaaaaatcatttccaCGCTTTGCAGTTTGAAATTGCAGATAAAATATTTCGGGGCAATGCGTATATTCATGTAATTACGTAcattctattattattttgtaataatgAAGGTTCTACACTAGTTACGTGGCAAATGTGTAGCCAAAACTCTGAGACTAAATTGAAGAAGAGCAACAAAAGACTGAATTTTGTTAAGTAACTGTCATCCGCATATTCTTCATCAATAAGAGGTTATCTTGAAGTGACACATGAGAAAATGACAAGGAACGAAGTTTCATTGTCTATTGAAGATTTTGAAATACTTGCCACCTCATAATTACTTGGTGTATTGTTTACCTTACATTGTTGACATTGCGCGATGCATATGCTGCTAAAGTACAGTACACAGAAAACTTCAATGCAGTTAATCGGGTTCCAAGTGACACGGAACTTGGGAAACCACAGTTCCTGTCAGTTCAGCACTAGTAGATTATGAAATGAACACTCGGCGACAGGTATATCAAAtgaatattgtattatttttctggTGTAttcataaaaagaaattttattttcctctatCTCTCTCATATGCCTTGGGCAGACTGACATATCTTGAGCTACGGGGAAATTGTAATCATCCACAAACTATGACTAGTGTCATATAAAATTCACTACTGTGCTGAATGAACCTTAACGTAGAAACCCGAGCGTTGCCAGCGCCACACGTTGAGCAATTCGTGTATACGCACAGTCGATAAGACAGACACCTGAGTATTTTTATGAGTTCAGTTCTTACCATAAATCGGCGGCAAAATTTGAATGAGAGAATTTAGAGGATTTTTGAGGCCATGCTCGAACGGATCTGATTATCAGATTTTGATGATGGTATTCAAATTCTATTCGTTTGCATTAAAGGTATTTTTATGTTCGGCAGAATCTTTCACAACCAAAATCTAAGTTTCTATGCTTTGGTTATTAGCAAttatacatgaattttttatacatacacgcacccgttttttttttttttcacaatgacCTACTCGCTAatgtaaaattactttttgaCGTGGAGATCGCAAACATTTTTGTAGACTAGATTATCGCCTGACAGTCCTAGAAAACTAAAATACACTGCTTATGtcgttattaaaataaatattaatctGACGCCAAACCACCATCAGTGATACGTTGACTAAGGATATATTATCGAACCACATCATACAGTCTGTCCGTTGTGTCAATCAGTCAATTATACGATCGGAGTATTTTCCATCGTACATTACTGCTATTTGTTAAAAACTTGCCCCAGGGTGTAATCATGCATAAATTGAATGACGGAACGAACAAGCCTTATAGAATCACTACAGAATGCAACACTGTGCTGACATCATACTGATTATGAGACACGCATGTGTCACCGCTAAACGTCATGGTCACGTCCTGGCACCTCTAAAGTCACATCTGACGTCTCTCGTTCAGTCAGTTAACCTTTACATTACACTTGAAAGAACACCTTATCTCATTCAACCTCTgatacataggtatattattaatttattgcgATAAGccgtgtacatacatattacatacgtAGCAAAAGATAGCATATGCACGCTAGTGGTGGTTGCACTTGACGGTACAGTCACTGTCAAGTAGTAGTGGTGAgtacatgcatgcatgcatacaCGCGCCAAATCTGGATCACGATTCATTGGCTCTGTCAGTGACAGTCAATGCGATCACGTTATTTGGTACAGTAAGTAATACAGTTGAGTGCCGACGTTTGTCGTGTAGTCTACGTTGTGTTTCTACGGCTCTAAAATACGATAATTCTAATTTCAGATTGTTCTTCCCAACAGAACAGTGcggtaatttatttttgagcTATCAATTCGCGCTACTAACCAAAATTCAAAGTGCATAATCCctcgcaaaaattaatatgGAGGATAACAAGACTGGTGAGTGTCACTTCTACGAGTAACTACACAAAAAATTACGCTTTCTCTCGTTCCAACCATCCGAAACTAGTTCAAATCAATCTTGAATTAACGGAGttcgtaattttgcaagatcAGCAACGTTCAGGATTGTTAACAATATTCTCTACGGTGTAATCATTTGCATGCTTCCCTGTCTCAAAACATAAtttgacaataaaattttttgtataaaaattttcctcagtcATCAACTAGCATAATTGATCAGGTTAATTCAGGTAAATCACCACTTAATATTTTCTATCgtcattctttatttcttaatgaattttctgaatctctacttttaaattttattcatcttgTTTTACCTCTAAGAATTTTCCCTCTAATTTTGCATTTATGAACATTGTAAACAACTACCATCATCATCTTGATGAAACACATCTTTTGACAGAACACATTGTAATGACACCCAAGTGCAAAACTGCCAATTCTACAACGTTAATAATCGAACGCCAGGCGATCGATCCACctcaaattaatgaaaatgaaagcaAAGTTCACATTGCTGGCGGAGATCACAAAGGAATCGTCATTAACAAACAAGCTAGTGTTGGTACGATTATTATGTTCTTTTACTGTATAAGAAGAGTCTTATTCTAATCTTAAGCATGTCAAATAATGAAAGATGTAATTTACTAGCAGCTAACTTAAAAGTGGCTGGTAAAACTAGAAATCCTAAATTAAACGTAAATCAATACGTAGTTTGAATGGCACATCATTTTCAGTATCAAATGGAGCATCCGAACCTGCTCAATTATGTCTGGAATTCAGGGTGTTTCTTGTGAGTGCACAAACAGGAAAACACACACAAGAATCAAGGACTTTGCAATTTTGGTTCGCAGAATCGCTTTCCAGCATGGACCAGCCGAGCATTGCTCAGGAATTTTTCCGTGAATTGGTCAGCCCACAAGAGTTTCCCAGAGGTATATTTCAGACTTTAGATTTACAGTGACGCAGTAAAATCATGCAATTGTATTGGCAatgcatatattatacgtttaaaAAATGCCTTGCCAAGTTATATTCGAGATTTCAACAAAAAGTTTGGCGACCTTGTATAACCGTATGAGGTATTTACAATTCTTCTCTGAGATTTAAACCTTGTATTCGTGGAATGATTGATTTATTGATGTCGCAAGCTTAAAATAGCTAGCTGATGCTACATCTTTGAGTGGCAGAAAAGAGGTTCTGGAAATTTTCCCCACTAATGAGTAGCGGAATGAGAATCTTTGTTACATCTCAATCTTCCTagataattgaatttaaatccTGAATGTACTTACTTAATTATGGTGCCAACAACAAAAAGACCATATGTGAAGGAAACATGACACACAATTTCGTTTTTCAGATTATGTGGGttttataaagaaaataatgaaattaatgcAACACAAGTACACTACGATCAAGAAGCTCGAGATTGAACTAAAGCAATTACAGGAGCCAGTTGAGCTTCCGGCTAGACCATGTGAGTACAtctgtttttattcattttgtttcataGTATTAATGAATTTGAGATATCTACACAGAGGTCGTCAATTCTTCAATTAAGTTCAAAGAAAATTCAGTTGGTATAGCGGATTATATTAATTGtctaatttttcttatcgttACAACTGGTGATATCATGGCAACGCTTTATAATATTCATTGTTATTCACAGCTCAACTTGGCCATTTACTATTGACACTTCCTTGGTCTCAGAAAAATGTTCAGCGACCAGGTTCGATTAGATAGAATTGATAGGCTTTCGTTTATTGTGTTCTGTaatcactgttttttttttgcgatcaCAAGCTGACTATTTCAATGCAGATTTACTACATAGAGGTAATCCTCATCTGCAGCTTCACGTAACACAGCAAACTTTATTGGTCAATAAATGAGCAACTAGTTTCCatggtaaatttaaaaaaggtttgaaaattctgcAGACATGCATTGTGATTCTCTAACATCATTTCAGTattcacatatttttatcGTTCATCCCTCATGCAATGCTAATTGTAATCATTCatagtacatttttttttttttcattattcattttttcaattgaccAGTAAATGTAGTGACCACGCAATTGTTGCAATCTGACTTTATTGAACGTTGATGCTGGTAATCATAACATTATTGATTTAACAAGTATTTTCTTTGTGGTTTAcataacattattttattcgataaTCAATAACTTAGATATAAATGGTTAACATGCACAGTGTTTCTTAGACAAGACTCACAGTATGTACTTATCTCGTTGAgcatttattatttcgtcaaaattttgatataacaaaatatcaataaagcagttacaacaattttctacttttttttttttaatgcaatatatgGCAATTTCTCACTCATTACCATGAAAGTACCAAGATAATCTGGCAAATAGCAGTTTATAAACTAAATCTTCGTCACATTTTCATgagtttataatataaatttttaaaaacgtacTCTATGAAAGTGAATTTCAATATGCTTCTATATTTTACATGAACCGGAATCCattatattaatattcttttaaTGCACTCAACTTGTAccaatttaatatttatatgaaaaatagCCGATGATTATTTTAGTTTCGTTTAGAAATTCTGACGAATTACTGAAAATGTAGCAGCATTTGCGCAGCACATGACATGCAATTTTCAAGAAACTGGTACACCAAACAGATATAGAATTCTGAGAATAGAGTATCAGCTGTTTCCTGTTACCATTAGTTAAAGAACACAGTTTAACGTTTACACTGAATTAGAATTGTTATGGTCATTTGTATTAATAGAAAAGATGcctataatataaaaaatataatgaacaTTTAAACAGTCATTGGTTGTAAACATGCTATCTCAAGCTATCAAAGATTCGATGGCGGAGATCAATAGCAATAGTTGAATTGATTGAAGGAAAGAAATCCATTTGTAGGGCTTATAAACAACTTTCTATGACTAATTGGTCTAGATGCATCAGTACACAGTAAGAAGATTGTCAGTGATTGTAATGCCTGATAATATTAATTGGCTAAATTTTTGTGATCAACATTATTATGTATTGAATAACATGATTCTGAACGATTGGCTAATAtgatcattaattttttttatagcatCGGCAGATGACACGGCTATCGGACAACACGTTGAGCTGACCTTGTTCAAAATGCTTGAACTGATTGAGTCCGCATATCCGAATCCAGTTACCATAGTAGATATGGCTCAGTAAGTCCGTCTCTACTCTTTAAATTTACAATACTTTCAATTGCTCTAGATTTATGCAGATCTTAATACATTCAATGCATACGCGATCATTACTTAtcgttcaaaaataaaacgcaTAGGGAATATGGCTGGGAAAAATCTGCAGTTGAAGCTATATTGAAAGAACTACAAGCAAAGGGTCTTGTTAAAGCAATGGAGCATGGAGCATTTACCCGAATTGTACATCAAGACACTCAAATCCAGGTAAAACTgtggaaattgaaaagtatgtggtaaaataattattatatcattgtTTAACATGCattcaatattttcaggtCGTTAAGCAAATGCCCACAATGGTTAGCTCTAAACAGCCAACAATAGCTATTATTACTGCTCAGTACTGCGAGAAACTGGCTGTTGATtcaatgattgaaaataaggaAACTTACGTTCGCTACACAACCGTCGGTAAGTCTTTATGATTCGGATTTTGAATCGTACAGTTGTTACACATGCCGTATTTTGTAATATAGTTGTATTGCGAAAGAAGAATTAGAGGGTCGAGTTACGTTTGAATGTTGATAAATATTGTTGTAAACATTTTCTGTCCGAACAAGATCAGTCCGTTTAATTTTTGCGTTACACTTTACGAATTTGCATGATACTTTAGGTACAGCAAGCTCTCCAGATGGTACTGATGGAGTACGAAGAGTCACGTGTCGGTTTGGTAACGTAGTttgtaatataattgaattaacGCTACGTAGAATGAATTCATAGCTTGCGAACCGCTTGTGTCCACAAAACATCGACGTTGGTGCCACGTTTGTTCGTGTTGAGCTAAACGTTTTGGGAGTAATCATGTGTATTGTCcataatattgatattttactTCAACccaaaagaaaatttcgacCACCTTTCAGAAATGTGGTAATGAACTGATTGGAAACCAAAAATTCACCTCAGCTCTTCGTCTACTGTAAACTTAATCACTCATCAATCTAAAACAAGAATATTGagcaattttttccactcttGATTATTTGTAAACTGTTTCTGACGTGCGTATCCGTTTATAAATAACTTCACTAAAACTAAATGTGTGttattcgaaataatttatattgatGTTTGCTTTCGTTCGTTGTCTGTATTTTTTAAGTTATTAGTTATTATATACTATCTATTTTCCATAACTGAGACGGTAAATTCGCATTCTAAGTAGCAATTCTAGATTTTTCGATTCTTACGTATTTTCTCATCATTTGTTAATTAGACCAAGAAAAAGTTATGGtacagaaatcaaaatttttttcttgtattctACAGGTTGTTATTGTAGATTCCCTGTGGCGTCATTAAATTTCGTACAAGTGTCTGCAAACATAAGTAATGCAGGGGTGATGGGTTCATGtttatgtttgaaatttgtgtTAAGAACTATGACTCAGACATTTGTTGACtgaaattctcaaaatatgAAAAGGACTGTTTCACagtcagcaaaaaaaaaaagacaatgcGAAAAGCTATTTATACAAGAAAGTTTTTCACAGGATAGTTTCTATACATCTTGATTGCCAGTTTTTGATTTCATCAGTAGGTGATAGCAAATAGAcctaaaataaaataaaaatattctcaactttgtcatgtatttttatactattcTACACCGATTCATCACTGGTAATATTGTTTTTATGTAAGTTCACAATAGCAGCACTCAGCACCATTGTATATATTTCTAAATACACTGGGTAAATTCGGATGAAAATCCATCTGTATACATGATAGAACTAATTGTTCATTCATTACAGGAGAATCTAACGTTTACACACTGGGTAATATTGGTGCTCACAGAATTGTATGCACAAAGTTGCCTACTGTTGGCCATACCAGGGAAGCAATGACTGCAGCTGGAAATACAACTACTAGATTACTTGGTAGGTGTTTTCTATTTCTGCCTTCTGGTTGTACTTACTATATTAACTTTCTATACTGATTAataattgttgttattgtcgTATAATACAATAGTTTTGACACGACTGTTCATGAAATTTTGTCAACTCATCTTTTCAGGAACATTCCAAAAAGTGGACTTTGTATTTCTCGTTGGGGTTGGTGGAGGTGTTCCTCATTATACCGATTACAACAAACATGTTAGATTGGGTGACGTGGTTGTCTCAGATTTAACTCCGttcaacaaaaaatacgtttacgTTTATTGCGAAAGTGCCAAGATGCATGAAAACGGAAGTTATTTGTTTGAAACCAAAGAATATTGCCCGCAAAATTTAGGACT
The Neodiprion fabricii isolate iyNeoFabr1 chromosome 1, iyNeoFabr1.1, whole genome shotgun sequence DNA segment above includes these coding regions:
- the LOC124187721 gene encoding uncharacterized protein LOC124187721 isoform X1; the protein is MEDNKTEHIVMTPKCKTANSTTLIIERQAIDPPQINENESKVHIAGGDHKGIVINKQASVVSNGASEPAQLCLEFRVFLVSAQTGKHTQESRTLQFWFAESLSSMDQPSIAQEFFRELVSPQEFPRDYVGFIKKIMKLMQHKYTTIKKLEIELKQLQEPVELPARPSSADDTAIGQHVELTLFKMLELIESAYPNPVTIVDMAQEYGWEKSAVEAILKELQAKGLVKAMEHGAFTRIVHQDTQIQVVKQMPTMVSSKQPTIAIITAQYCEKLAVDSMIENKETYVRYTTVGTASSPDGTDGVRRVTCRFGESNVYTLGNIGAHRIVCTKLPTVGHTREAMTAAGNTTTRLLGTFQKVDFVFLVGVGGGVPHYTDYNKHVRLGDVVVSDLTPFNKKYVYVYCESAKMHENGSYLFETKEYCPQNLGLQEIAANLKSQADNGTIPPWQTYLKEGIDALSTQSEHAFQPPAPESDKLYMAIGERDVIEVAHPVAPQGVKNKRLDGCPRIHLAPVASGRQIARDDQLRQKFATKFGVLAFDAEMDAVVESVLGNCRESFAVVRGISDYKDGSRAKEWQPYASLAAASVVKAVICAMDPPTNV
- the LOC124187721 gene encoding uncharacterized protein LOC124187721 isoform X2, whose amino-acid sequence is MEDNKTEHIVMTPKCKTANSTTLIIERQAIDPPQINENESKVHIAGGDHKGIVINKQASVVSNGASEPAQLCLEFRVFLVSAQTGKHTQESRTLQFWFAESLSSMDQPSIAQEFFRELVSPQEFPRDYVGFIKKIMKLMQHKYTTIKKLEIELKQLQEPVELPARPSSADDTAIGQHVELTLFKMLELIESAYPNPVTIVDMAQEYGWEKSAVEAILKELQAKGLVKAMEHGAFTRIVHQDTQIQVVKQMPTMVSSKQPTIAIITAQYCEKLAVDSMIENKETYVRYTTVGESNVYTLGNIGAHRIVCTKLPTVGHTREAMTAAGNTTTRLLGTFQKVDFVFLVGVGGGVPHYTDYNKHVRLGDVVVSDLTPFNKKYVYVYCESAKMHENGSYLFETKEYCPQNLGLQEIAANLKSQADNGTIPPWQTYLKEGIDALSTQSEHAFQPPAPESDKLYMAIGERDVIEVAHPVAPQGVKNKRLDGCPRIHLAPVASGRQIARDDQLRQKFATKFGVLAFDAEMDAVVESVLGNCRESFAVVRGISDYKDGSRAKEWQPYASLAAASVVKAVICAMDPPTNV